TGTGCCCTTTGACCTGGCTGCCCAGGCCCAGCACGAAGCGCCCTTGAGACAACCGGGCGAGGTCCCAGGCGGTATAAGCCACTGTCATAGGGCTGCGCGCGAAAGCGACGGCGATTGCGGTACCCAGCATTATTCGCTGGGTATGTTCGGCGGCCAGGACCAGCGGTAAAAAAGGATCGTTGCCAGTCTCGGCGGTCCACAGCCCGTCGAAGCCGGCGGCCTCGGCCGCGCTGGCCTGGGCGGCGATTCGACGCAGGTCAGTGCTCATTAGATGAAGATCGAGCTTCACGGGTTTATCCCCTTGTTGGTTCGCGCGCAGTCGCGCAAATAATCTCTTCCCCCGTTCGCTTCATGTCCACCACCCGTGGCTCGCGAGGTCAGTAAACAAGTGGCAGTGACGTGGGCCGGCGGCCCAGTCCTTTTAAAAGGAATTGCTGTCTCGAAACTTCTGCGCAGAGCTCGGCTGGTTTTCGCATACGTCGATGAGGCTGGGCCGGGACTACCCCGCATGCGCCATCCTGAGTGCCAGCCAAGCATCCCCAGCATGCAGGCTCTTCCCGCAAATGATCGACGTTGCGACTCACCGGGCTTTGCGTCCGCCACCGTAGAAATTTTTCACTGGCTCGCGTGCGGTGCTCGCGGTCACCCAGGTCTCTTTGGCGGCCTCCATCTTCTTAAATGACGTGGCTTTGAAAAGCTGCTGGGACCTTTTCCGCATACTGGCAGGCCTAGGCCAAAACGCTATCGCGAGATAGTTTGCATCACGCGTCCCGATGCGGCGTCGGCGATATCGAGCTGAAAGGGCGTGGCCACGTGATAGGTCTGCTTGGCCTGATCGATTCCCGTGCTCAGATCCGAGACGAAGCGCTGCTTGATGAAGGGTGGCATCGCATCCATCGGAAAGTTGTCCATCAGCACCACCGCCTTGTTGGCGGCCGGCCATTGCACGCTGGAAACCTTGGGCCCGGCCACGGGCAGGTTGCGCACCAGAGCCTCGATCTGACCCTTGAAGGTGGTGGCAGGCGCTACCGCCGCGGCGGCCGAGGGCGGCGGCGCGGAGTCGGCCGCCGCGCTTTCCATCGGCGGCGGACTGCTGGGGGCGCCGTTCAGCTTGGCCAGCATGTCGTTGACACGCTTGCGCGCGTCGGCGTCGGGAGCTTGCTTGAGCGCTTGGGCAAAGGCGGCGCGGGCGTGGTCGTTGTCGTTTTGCGCCGCGTAGGCCACCGCCATGTTGTAGTAACCCTCGAAGAAGTTGGGCTTGATTGTAACCGCCTGATGATACAGATGCAGAGCCTGGTCGGCGTTGCCGGTATAGAGGTACATGGTGCCCAGATCGACCAATACCTGCGGATCGTTGGGCGCGATTTTAAGGTAATGCTCGTAGGCCGCGATCGCTTCGTCGTACTGCTGGCGGTCGTAGTCGATGTCGCCAATCCCGCGCAAGGCGGGAGGATCGTTGGGATCGAGCTTGAGCACGTGGGCGAAGGCCTGGGTAGCGAGCTGGTAGTAGCTGGGATCGAACTGGGCGGCGCGCAGGGATACCGCGCCCAGCTTGTCCCAGGCCGCGATATCATTGGGCTTGGCCTTGGCGTCGGCCTGAACCCCGTTGATAAAATCGCGCGCTACCTTGGGCAGCTCAATTTTGGGATGGCCTGGCGGCAGATTGGTCGGCGCGGCGGCCTCGCGACTGGCCTGGATGGTCTCCTGTTGATGGGCCAGCAAACCGACTACCCCCAGGCCGGCGATTACGATCACCACGAAGAGCGTGACAAACAGCTTGCTGACGCGGATCGGCGCGCGCTCGGGCACCACGCTCCATCTGCTCAGGTTTTGGCCGCAGCCCACGCAAAACTTGCCCGCCGGTTGGACTGGCGCGCCGCATTCTGGACAGAAATTCATGGAAGCACTCGAATTAAGCTTAACAGTTACGGGATTTGGTGGCACTTCCGGGCCTTCAACGTGCAAGCGGCCGTGCTTTATTCACGGCTGGCGAGGATCTGCGCCAAGTGGCGGACTTTCACCGGGCTGTTGGCGCGGCTGAGCCCGCCGCCGATCTGCATCAAGCAACCGCAATCGTTGGCGACCAAAACTTCGGCGCCGGTCTGATAAATGGTTTGCAGTTTGTCCGCCAGCATCGCGCCCGAGATTTCCGGGAACTTGACCGAGAACAGGCCACCGAAGCCGCAGCATTCGGTGGCGCGTGGCATCTCCACCAAAGTTAAGCCGCGCACCTTGGACAGCAGGCGCTGTGGGGGCTGGACCAGATGCAATTCGCGCAGCAGGTGGCAGGAGGGGTGATAGGTGACCGGATGAGGAAAGGAGGCGCCGACGTCGTCGATCTTGAGGACGTTGACCAGAAAATCCGAAAATTCGTGAATCCACGGAATCAACGCGCGCGCTTTGGCCAGATAGTCGGGGTGGTCGGCGAGCAGGTCGGGATAAAAAACCTTGAGCATGCTGGTGCACGATCCCGAGGGTACGACCAGCGGGGTTGCGGGCGGATAGGTGTCAAGAAAGCGGCGGGCCAAATCCAGCGCGCCTTCGCGCATTCCCTCGTTGAAAGCGGCTTGGCCGCAGCAGAAAGCCGCGCGCGGTTCGCTGACCTCGATTCCCAGCCTTTCCAGCACCGTGCGTGCGCAGTTCAGCACGCCGGGAAAAAGCTCTTCGCCCAGACAGGTGGAGAACAGGTTAACTTTCATGTGTACCGTCACTTGCCGCAGCTAGCACGATCACATACAGCGCGGTGGGGCCGTGAACTCCCAGCACCAGCCGCTTTTCAATATCGCCGGTGCGGCTGGGACCGGTCACCAGCACCATCGGATAGCTTTCCAGCCGCGCCGGGCCGATGGTGCTCAGCACGGCCGCCAAGTCGGGTAGGATTCGATCGGCGCGCAGCAATACGAAACTAATTTTGGGAATCAACGACAGGGAGCGGGCGCGGCCCGGCGAGGCGAGCATCGCCAGCGTGCCGGTCAGCGCGATACCATGCTCGGCCTCCACCAATCCGGCGTCCAGTTCTGCCAGACGATGGGTGAAATTTTCGGTGGCCTGCCTGGGGACCCAGGTGATCTGGCAGCCGGCGGCTTGCAGCGCGGCTTCCAACTCCGGCGCGCTCAGGCTCAGATCGGCGCCCACGCCAATGGAACCCACTCCCAGCCTGCTGGCCAGGTTGGCCAGCGTCGCGATCGCTTCGCGCTCCGAGGTCGCTTCGACGACCTGGGCCGACAGCGCGCGCAGTTCCTTGGTGAATTGGGCTTGCAAAGTCGCGCGGTCGGCCGCTGCGGCGCTGGCCGGTGTCGTACCGTTCGACACGTCTTGGACGCCGTTCGATTGACCATTAGGTGGATATGTGCCGTTAGCTGAGCTCAAGGCCTGCCTGATTCGCTCTAGAACCTGGGTGGTGGGGTCCATGATTATTCCTGTCCTTAATGCTGCCTTTGGCCAGGAGCAGGGAAGTCGCGCAGCTTGGTCCAAGCATTGAATGGCGGCGGCATCCAACGCACCCAACCGGCATGGGCCAGTGGCTTGGCCATCCAAGCTGCTATCCGCCCGCCGGCCCGTGCGATCCAGGGATAGCGTGCGGCACGGGCAAACCAGCGCGCGCCCGCGCGCACGCGTCGCGCCGAAGCCGACCATGCGACTTGCCCTCCCTTGTCCGCCTTCCAGCGTAGATAGAGCAGGATGCGCGGAATATCGATCTTGACTGGGCAAATCTCGCGGCAAGCTCCGCACAGGGTGGAAGCGAAGGGCAGATGGGCGGCAGCGCTTCCGACCAGGTTGGGACTGACGATGGAACCGATCGGGCCGGGATAAGTCGAGCCGTAAGCGTGACCGCCGATATGGCGATAAACCGGGCAAGCGTTGAGGCAGGCCCCGCATCGCAGACAGTACAGGGCCTCGCGCAGCACAGGGTCGGCCAGCATCGCGCTGCGGCCGTTGTCGAGGACCACCAGATGCATCTCGGTCGGTCCGTCGGCCTCGCCGGGGCGGCGCGGGCCGCTGATGAAATTGGTGTAGGCGCTCAGCTTTTGTCCGGTAGCGGTGCGCGCCAGCACTTCTAAGAAGTGGCTCAAGTCGGCCAGCTTGGGAATCACCTTTTCGATTCCCATCACCGCGACGTAAGTTTCGGGCACGGTGGTACAGAAGCGGCCGTTGCCCTCGTTCTCGACGACCACCAGAGTGCCGGTTTCGGCGACCGCAAAATTGACTCCGGTGATCCCCATTTGGGCACCCAGGAACTTGTCACGCAGAGTTAGGCGGGCAGCCGCGGTCAGTGCGCTGGGCTCGTTGGTGTAAGGGATCTGCAGCTTGTCAGCGAAGAGTTGGCCTACGTCTTCTTTGGACAGATGGATGGCGGGGGTGATGATGTGAGATGGCTTTTCATGTCGAAGCTGGACGATATATTCGCCCAAATCGGTCTCGACTGCTTCAATCCCGGCCGCTTCCAGCGCGGGATTGAGCTCAATCTCTTCGGTGGTCATCGACTTGCCCTTGACCACCCGCCGCACGCCTTTTTGCTGGGCCAGAGTCAAGATATACTGGCGCGCGCTCGCGCTGTCCGGCGCCAAGAAAACCTTGACCCCGCGCGCTTCCAGCTTGGCCTTGAGTTGGGCCAGGAGAGTGCCCAGATGCGCGATTGCGTCCTCCTTGATTCGACGCGACGCGTCGCGCTCGGCCTCGTAGGGCGGAAACTCGGCCTTGACTGCGGCCAAGTTGGCGAAATGATGGCCGGTGGCATTTTCCAGCTTGCGCCGCAGCTCGAGGTCGCTGGCGGCTTGCGCGGCGGCGTGAGAGAAATTGGCGAATCCGGCCATGACTTGAACTCCGCACTCTCCTGGGTAGCCCGATAATGGGTTAGCTCATCCGCGCTACGGCACGGCTGAGTTTGACGATCTTATCCCGTATGGCGTCGCCCGCCGGATGGTCTGGAGCCAAACGCATAAAGCTTCGCAAATCTTCCAGGGCTGGCTGAAAGCATTCCAACATTTCGTACAATTTGGCGCGCTCCAACAATTCATCGAGCGCCTGCGGATGCAGAATCAGCATGCGGTCCAGAGCGGATACCGCACGTGGCCAGTCGGCGGCGGCCAAGTAGATCTGCTTGAGGTTGCGTAGCATCCGAATCACAATCTGCCGAGTGGTGGCGGCGCGCAAGGCCTCGGCACCCAGCCGGACCTCGCGCCCGGTGGCTTTGGCGATGCGCATTTCCAGCTCGCGACGCGTGAGCAAAACGCCACGATTGAACGGATCGATGATCAATTCCGCGCCCTGCGAACAGAGCTTGACCAGGAAGTGGCCCGGGAACGAAACGCCCTCAAATGCAATTCCCAGCCGCCAGCCCACTTCCAGATAGATCACCGAGAGCGTGAGCGGAATGCCCAGCTTGCGCTCAAGCACGTCATTGAGGAAAGAGTTGCGCGGGTCGCCATAGCTGATCTCGTTGCCGGCAAAGCCGCAGTGCTCGAACAAGAAGCGCGACAGCCCTTGGGCGCTTTCCACGGCACTGCCGGTTGGGACAAAGGAGCGCGCAGCGGCGGCGAGATCGTCGAGGCGGTGCAAATAAT
This genomic interval from Candidatus Binataceae bacterium contains the following:
- a CDS encoding tetratricopeptide repeat protein, whose amino-acid sequence is GDRLMSDLREEFSALASHEPLPLARAALLVAKQEYSSLDVEHYLHRLDDLAAAARSFVPTGSAVESAQGLSRFLFEHCGFAGNEISYGDPRNSFLNDVLERKLGIPLTLSVIYLEVGWRLGIAFEGVSFPGHFLVKLCSQGAELIIDPFNRGVLLTRRELEMRIAKATGREVRLGAEALRAATTRQIVIRMLRNLKQIYLAAADWPRAVSALDRMLILHPQALDELLERAKLYEMLECFQPALEDLRSFMRLAPDHPAGDAIRDKIVKLSRAVARMS
- a CDS encoding LutB/LldF family L-lactate oxidation iron-sulfur protein — protein: MAGFANFSHAAAQAASDLELRRKLENATGHHFANLAAVKAEFPPYEAERDASRRIKEDAIAHLGTLLAQLKAKLEARGVKVFLAPDSASARQYILTLAQQKGVRRVVKGKSMTTEEIELNPALEAAGIEAVETDLGEYIVQLRHEKPSHIITPAIHLSKEDVGQLFADKLQIPYTNEPSALTAAARLTLRDKFLGAQMGITGVNFAVAETGTLVVVENEGNGRFCTTVPETYVAVMGIEKVIPKLADLSHFLEVLARTATGQKLSAYTNFISGPRRPGEADGPTEMHLVVLDNGRSAMLADPVLREALYCLRCGACLNACPVYRHIGGHAYGSTYPGPIGSIVSPNLVGSAAAHLPFASTLCGACREICPVKIDIPRILLYLRWKADKGGQVAWSASARRVRAGARWFARAARYPWIARAGGRIAAWMAKPLAHAGWVRWMPPPFNAWTKLRDFPAPGQRQH
- a CDS encoding tetratricopeptide repeat protein; translated protein: MNFCPECGAPVQPAGKFCVGCGQNLSRWSVVPERAPIRVSKLFVTLFVVIVIAGLGVVGLLAHQQETIQASREAAAPTNLPPGHPKIELPKVARDFINGVQADAKAKPNDIAAWDKLGAVSLRAAQFDPSYYQLATQAFAHVLKLDPNDPPALRGIGDIDYDRQQYDEAIAAYEHYLKIAPNDPQVLVDLGTMYLYTGNADQALHLYHQAVTIKPNFFEGYYNMAVAYAAQNDNDHARAAFAQALKQAPDADARKRVNDMLAKLNGAPSSPPPMESAAADSAPPPSAAAAVAPATTFKGQIEALVRNLPVAGPKVSSVQWPAANKAVVLMDNFPMDAMPPFIKQRFVSDLSTGIDQAKQTYHVATPFQLDIADAASGRVMQTISR
- a CDS encoding lactate utilization protein, which encodes MSNGTTPASAAAADRATLQAQFTKELRALSAQVVEATSEREAIATLANLASRLGVGSIGVGADLSLSAPELEAALQAAGCQITWVPRQATENFTHRLAELDAGLVEAEHGIALTGTLAMLASPGRARSLSLIPKISFVLLRADRILPDLAAVLSTIGPARLESYPMVLVTGPSRTGDIEKRLVLGVHGPTALYVIVLAAASDGTHES
- a CDS encoding (Fe-S)-binding protein, whose translation is MKVNLFSTCLGEELFPGVLNCARTVLERLGIEVSEPRAAFCCGQAAFNEGMREGALDLARRFLDTYPPATPLVVPSGSCTSMLKVFYPDLLADHPDYLAKARALIPWIHEFSDFLVNVLKIDDVGASFPHPVTYHPSCHLLRELHLVQPPQRLLSKVRGLTLVEMPRATECCGFGGLFSVKFPEISGAMLADKLQTIYQTGAEVLVANDCGCLMQIGGGLSRANSPVKVRHLAQILASRE